In Apium graveolens cultivar Ventura chromosome 10, ASM990537v1, whole genome shotgun sequence, the following are encoded in one genomic region:
- the LOC141690710 gene encoding secreted RxLR effector protein 161-like translates to MVGGLRYLVHTRPDIAYAVGVISHFMERPTMLHLNASKRILRYVKGTLTYGLVYVEGQGNYLLSCFSDSDMAGDLDDRKSTGGMAFYLDDSLIKWISQKQRCVALSSCEAEFMAATAAACQGIWLQRVLSQISDVKLLGFAKQA, encoded by the coding sequence ATGGTGGGTGGTCTGAGATACTTGGTACATACCAGACCGGACATAGCTTACGCTGTGGGGGTGATAAGTCACTTCATGGAAAGGCCTACGATGCTCCATCTAAATGCATCCAAGAGGATCTTACGTTATGTCAAAGGAACTCTTACATATGGCTTGGTCTATGTTGAAGGTCAAGGCAATTATTTGCTGTCATGTTTTTCAGATAGCGACATGGCTGGTGACTTGGATGATCGAAAGAGTACAGGTGGAATGGCATTCTACCTTGATGACAGCTTAATTAAATGGATTTCTCAGAAACAGCGCTGTGTTGCTCTGTCCTCATGCGAGGCTGAATTTATGGCAGCTACAGCCGCTGCGTGTCAAGGGATATGGCTGCAGAGAGTTCTCAGTCAAATTTCGGATGTAAAGTTGTTGGGCTTTGctaagcaggcctaa